In Fulvia fulva chromosome 10, complete sequence, a single window of DNA contains:
- a CDS encoding Glutathione S-transferase-like protein OpS6 yields the protein MSGNLEPLVLHAHGTAPNPYKIAAALEFLNVPYEVKLWQFGDAKNGVKGPVFTKINENGRVPALEDPNTGVVSWESGAVMDYILRVYDKQNTLGPRGNSVCVALPRHIESMGPCKSCKCSCPILPGGTPC from the coding sequence ATGTCCGGAAACCTCGAGCCCCTCGTCCTCCACGCCCACGGCACCGCTCCGAACCCATACAAGATCGCGGCAGCGTTGGAGTTCTTGAATGTGCCATACGAAGTCAAGCTTTGGCAGTTTGGAGACGCAAAGAATGGTGTGAAGGGCCCAGTGTTCACAAAGATCAACGAGAATGGTCGTGTTCCTGCATTGGAGGACCCAAACACAGGTGTAGTGAGCTGGGAGTCGGGTGCGGTGATGGACTATATCTTGCGAGTATACGATAAGCAGAACACGCTTGGTCCACGAGGCAACTCAGTGTGTGTCGCGCTTCCACGGCACATTGAGAGCATGGGACCGTGCAAGAGCTGCAAGTGTTCGTGCCCGATCTTGCCGGGTGGTACACCATGTTAA
- a CDS encoding DNA mismatch repair protein MSH3: MKASQSPVDASQSTQKKQQSISSFFTQRPAATPKPKVKDIPAPRPSATPDQNNGPFVSQDDSPHTNGFRKPSLPQKRSIADDEEDVRPTSPKRLRESHDASNKGPKVTARTSKYAFSSDPAPVEDDGVLDEAEQEEVRKIKERLHDKFVKKLGRPDSIADIKRRNGWITEETEAAEEGSEDDDDEAESPPPAKKGKKAPARGKKLTPMEQQIVDLKRKHPDALLVVEAGYKYRLFGEDARVAAKVLAIVCIPGKFRFDEHPPEAHMNRFASASFPTHRLHVHVRRLVSAGHKVGIVRQLETAALKAIGTNKSKIFERGLTNLYTKGTYIDDQDGLELSGANGGAPATGHLLCITESYPKGVGSDEKVQIGMVAVQPSTGDIIYDDFEDGWMRSELETRLLHISPCEFLLVGELSKATKKLVQHLSGGDDARLERVDKPKTMAATSYSHITKFYADKLKGSELPSSQVESSQETGTLLDKVHKLSENATICLSAMITHLKDYGLEHVFDLTKYFQSFSARSHMLLNGNTLTSLEIYRNQTDQSERGSLFWTLNRTQTKFGQRLLRKWVGRPLLDKARLDERVAAVEELKAGSANPEVDRITRLLGKVRADLEKTLIRIYYKRAARPELLSFMQSLQLISQEYAHVTSPAEAGFESSMVSEAIASLPRISDEVISYLNRINAQAAKDNDKYNFFRDEYETEPMTDHKVGIVAVEHDLSEFKTVAANILKRKQVTYVTSADIDYLIELDNTQLKNVPASWIKISGTKKVSRYHAPEVVKLIRERDQHKEALSNACDDAFKDLLTEIGGKYQAFRDCIQSLALLDCLSSLAEVAQQPGYCKPTFTDTPGISIDQGRHPMVEQLLLDTFVPNDVKLSADATRTLLITGPNMGGKSSYVRSVALIAIMAQIGSYVPADSAELGLLDAVFTRMGAFDNMMKGESTFMVELGETSDILKQATPRSLVILDELGRGTSTHDGVAIAQAVLQHVVSQLKSFTLFITHYQSLARVAEQYPVGELKNVHMRFTEQDGESAEGEQDVTFLYEVGEGVAHRSYGLNVAKAAGLPKSLLEEASKRSKAMEEEEMRRRLGYLSGAMKGLMNGGDVTGLAHLVAGMEQL; encoded by the coding sequence ATGAAGGCATCCCAATCGCCCGTTGATGCTTCACAATCAACGCAGAAGAAACAGCAATCCATCTCCAGCTTCTTCACGCAAAGACCTGCCGCCACGCCGAAACCGAAAGTCAAGGACATACCAGCACCACGACCTTCAGCGACGCCTGATCAAAACAATGGACCTTTCGTTAGCCAAGATGATTCACCTCATACCAATGGTTTCCGAAAGCCATCACTACCACAGAAGCGGTCAATAGCAGACGATGAGGAAGACGTCAGGCCAACGAGTCCGAAGCGACTACGGGAGAGCCACGATGCAAGCAACAAAGGCCCCAAGGTCACAGCAAGAACGTCGAAGTATGCCTTCTCCAGCGATCCGGCTCCAGTCGAAGATGACGGTGTCCTCGATGAGGCAGAACAAGAGGAAGTTCGAAAGATCAAGGAAAGACTACACGACAAGTTTGTCAAGAAGCTAGGCCGACCAGACAGCATAGCAGACATCAAGAGGCGCAATGGCTGGATCACAGAAGAGACAGAAGCTGCGGAAGAGGGTTCAGAGGATGACGACGACGAGGCCGAGTCACCACCACCTGCAAAGAAGGGCAAGAAAGCACCAGCACGAGGGAAGAAGCTCACGCCTATGGAACAGCAGATTGTTGACTTGAAGCGGAAACACCCTGATGCTCTGCTTGTGGTGGAGGCCGGGTACAAGTATCGTCTATTCGGTGAAGACGCCCGAGTCGCGGCCAAAGTGCTTGCTATTGTGTGTATTCCAGGGAAGTTCCGATTCGATGAGCACCCTCCAGAGGCACATATGAACAGGTTTGCTTCGGCAAGCTTTCCGACACATCGGCTGCATGTCCATGTACGGCGGCTTGTCTCGGCTGGCCACAAAGTCGGAATTGTCAGACAGCTGGAAACTGCTGCCTTGAAAGCCATCGGCACAAACAAGAGCAAGATCTTTGAAAGAGGTCTGACGAATTTGTACACGAAGGGTACGTACATTGACGACCAAGACGGCCTTGAGCTCAGCGGTGCGAATGGTGGAGCGCCGGCGACAGGGCATCTGCTGTGCATCACAGAGAGCTACCCGAAAGGCGTAGGCTCTGACGAGAAAGTGCAGATCGGCATGGTGGCAGTACAGCCATCGACTGGAGACATCATATATGATGACTTTGAAGATGGCTGGATGCGAAGCGAACTGGAGACTCGTCTACTACACATCTCACCCTGTGAATTCTTGCTTGTGGGTGAGCTATCGAAGGCGACGAAAAAGCTAGTGCAGCATCTGTCTGGCGGCGATGATGCTCGTCTCGAGCGGGTGGACAAACCGAAGACCATGGCTGCGACCTCTTACAGTCACATCACCAAGTTCTATGCTGACAAGCTGAAGGGAAGCGAGCTGCCATCCTCGCAGGTGGAATCGTCGCAGGAGACTGGCACACTGCTGGATAAGGTCCATAAACTGTCCGAAAACGCTACAATCTGCCTGTCAGCTATGATCACGCATCTGAAGGACTACGGCCTGGAACATGTGTTCGATCTGACAAAGTACTTTCAGTCATTCAGTGCCAGGTCTCATATGCTGCTCAATGGCAACACCTTGACAAGTCTTGAGATTTACCGCAACCAGACTGATCAGTCCGAGCGCGGCAGCCTATTCTGGACTCTCAACCGCACGCAGACTAAGTTTGGGCAAAGACTCCTTCGGAAGTGGGTGGGAAGGCCACTTCTTGATAAAGCTAGGCTTGATGAGCGTGTGGCTGCTGTGGAAGAGCTCAAAGCCGGCAGCGCCAACCCTGAAGTCGATCGCATAACCCGACTGCTGGGCAAAGTCAGAGCGGACTTGGAGAAGACCTTGATCCGGATCTACTACAAGCGAGCTGCCCGACCAGAGCTGTTGTCTTTCATGCAGAGCCTTCAGCTCATCTCGCAAGAGTACGCCCACGTCACATCGCCTGCAGAAGCCGGGTTCGAATCAAGCATGGTCAGCGAGGCGATCGCATCACTACCTCGCATTTCAGATGAGGTGATCTCGTACTTGAATCGGATCAACGCCCAAGCCGCCAAGGACAACGACAAGTATAACTTCTTCAGGGACGAGTACGAGACAGAACCCATGACTGATCACAAGGTTGGCATTGTCGCTGTCGAGCATGATCTCAGCGAGTTCAAGACGGTGGCTGCCAATATCCTCAAGCGGAAGCAAGTCACCTATGTTACTTCAGCCGACATCGACTACCTGATCGAGCTTGACAATACCCAGCTCAAGAACGTTCCAGCTTCTTGGATCAAGATCAGTGGGACGAAGAAGGTTTCTCGTTATCATGCTCCCGAAGTTGTGAAGCTCATCCGCGAGCGTGATCAGCATAAGGAGGCGCTGTCCAACGCTTGCGATGATGCCTTCAAGGATCTGCTTACAGAGATCGGTGGCAAGTATCAAGCATTCCGGGATTGCATACAGTCGCTGGCATTGCTTGACTGTCTTTCATCGTTGGCGGAGGTCGCTCAACAGCCTGGGTACTGCAAGCCTACTTTTACCGACACTCCCGGCATCTCCATCGACCAAGGACGTCATCCAATGGTTGAGCAGCTTCTGCTTGATACTTTCGTGCCGAATGATGTTAAGCTCAGTGCAGATGCCACTCGAACCTTGCTCATCACAGGTCCGAACATGGGCGGGAAGTCGTCCTATGTGCGCTCAGTGGCGTTGATCGCAATCATGGCGCAGATAGGCTCATACGTCCCTGCAGACTCAGCAGAGCTCGGGCTTCTGGACGCCGTCTTCACTCGCATGGGCGCTTTCGATAACATGATGAAAGGAGAAAGCACCTTCATGGTCGAACTTGGCGAGACTTCTGACATTCTCAAGCAAGCAACGCCTCGCAGTCTCGTCATTCTTGATGAGCTCGGTCGTGGTACGAGCACACATGATGGAGTTGCCATCGCGCAGGCTGTGCTGCAGCATGTCGTCTCGCAATTAAAATCGTTCACACTGTTCATCACCCATTACCAGAGCCTGGCAAGAGTTGCGGAGCAGTATCCCGTGGGCGAGCTGAAGAATGTCCACATGCGCTTTACCGAGCAAGATGGTGAGAGTGCGGAGGGCGAGCAAGATGTCACCTTCTTGTACGAGGTGGGAGAGGGTGTTGCACATCGTAGCTATGGTCTGAATGTTGCGAAGGCAGCGGGCTTGCCGAAGTCTCTGCTGGAGGAGGCTTCAAAGAGGAGTAAGGCTATGGAAGAGGAGGAGATGAGACGGAGGCTTGGATACCTTTCTGGTGCTATGAAAGGTTTGATGAATGGAGGGGATGTGACGGGTCTGGCGCATCTGGTTGCTGGGATGGAGCAGTTGTGA